In a single window of the Pyrobaculum sp. 3827-6 genome:
- a CDS encoding type IV secretory system conjugative DNA transfer family protein: MTLYTQLFRLVTAVEGNALITGLPGTGKTSFVKWSLRDIPHDYAVVVYDTAGDFRNCDFVGRFSVNPLDLPTPRVVEILEESLAATYGEYPYLLTPAMAELLHRTVEKGAHTLSQVRREVLNAAEPHEMDTAYALRRRLVHFDGPQFEKTDVPIRQGASTCVDVSGLDRVGRLAYVLAHLELTRNLKNVIYVVDEAHRFLAFTSRYSLLTDHLRTGRSRGRFFVLVSHSYREFLRHVGYVKMVIRFPDWDLDESKTTPLQPSEALVTVRAASLRSAEALAKLLPLRGTWAQFRITVPPYAERPTA, encoded by the coding sequence ATGACTCTCTACACCCAGCTCTTCAGGCTTGTGACGGCCGTTGAAGGCAACGCCTTGATTACGGGGCTCCCCGGCACTGGCAAGACCTCTTTCGTCAAGTGGTCTCTCCGCGATATTCCGCACGACTACGCCGTCGTTGTATACGACACGGCCGGCGACTTCAGAAACTGCGATTTCGTGGGGAGGTTTTCGGTAAACCCCCTAGACCTCCCCACGCCGCGCGTTGTTGAGATTCTTGAGGAGAGCCTCGCAGCCACGTACGGCGAGTACCCCTATCTGCTGACTCCCGCGATGGCGGAGCTTCTACACAGAACGGTTGAGAAAGGCGCACACACCCTCTCGCAGGTTAGGCGCGAGGTTCTAAACGCCGCGGAGCCGCACGAGATGGACACAGCTTACGCCCTTAGGCGCAGGCTGGTGCACTTCGACGGCCCCCAGTTCGAGAAGACTGACGTGCCTATCCGGCAAGGAGCCTCGACCTGCGTCGACGTCTCGGGGCTGGATAGAGTGGGGAGGCTGGCCTACGTGCTGGCGCATCTAGAGCTGACGAGAAATTTAAAGAACGTCATCTACGTCGTGGACGAGGCCCACCGCTTCCTAGCCTTCACATCGAGGTACTCCCTCCTCACCGACCACCTACGCACCGGGAGAAGCCGCGGCCGCTTCTTCGTCCTAGTGTCGCACTCCTACCGGGAGTTTCTACGCCACGTCGGCTACGTCAAGATGGTGATTAGGTTCCCAGACTGGGATCTGGACGAGTCTAAAACAACGCCTCTCCAGCCCTCGGAAGCGCTTGTCACCGTGAGAGCCGCCTCTCTCCGCTCGGCTGAGGCGTTGGCTAAGCTTCTGCCTCTACGCGGGACCTGGGCCCAGTTCCGCATCACCGTGCCGCCGTATGCAGAGAGACCCACTGCGTAG